From a single Glycine soja cultivar W05 chromosome 19, ASM419377v2, whole genome shotgun sequence genomic region:
- the LOC114400066 gene encoding protein NRT1/ PTR FAMILY 4.6-like codes for MADHDAKEEQRPLNQWRRSKGGFMASMFIFVLSALDNMGFVANMVSIVLYFYGVMHFDLASSANTLTNFMASTYLLSLVGGFISDTYLNRFTTCLLFGSLEVLALAMLTVQAASKHLHPEACGKSSCVKGGIAVMFYTSLCLLALGMGGVRGSMTAFGADQFDEKDPTEAKALASFFNWLLLSSTVGAITGVTGVVWVSTQKAWHWGFFIITIASSVGFVTLALGKPFYRIKTPGDSPTLRIAQVIVVAFKNRKLSLPESHGELYEISDKEATAEKIAHTNQMRFLDKAAIIQENSKPKAWKVCTVTQVEEVKILTRVLPIVASTIILNTCMAQLQTFSVQQGNVMDLKLGSLTVPAPSIPVIPLVFISVLVPLYELFFVPFARKITHHPSGITQLQRVGVGLVLSAISMAVAGIVEVKRRDQGRKDPSKPISLFWLSFQYGIFGIADMFTLVGLLEFFYRESPASMKSLSTSLTWLSTSLGYFLSTVFVNVINAVSKRITPSKQGWLHGFDLNQNNLNLFYWFLATLSCLNFFNYLYWASRYQYKREDSGPGFKPLGEMSLKRVERKQDWEVSQE; via the exons ATG GCTGACCATGATGCAAAAGAAGAACAAAGGCCACTCAACCAATGGAGAAGAAGCAAAGGGGGATTCATGGCTTCCATGTTCATTTTtg TCTTGTCAGCATTGGACAACATGGGTTTTGTGGCAAACATGGTGAGCATAGTCCTATACTTTTATGGAGTGATGCACTTTGATTTGGCCAGTTCAGCCAACACCCTCACAAACTTCATGGCTTCAACCTACCTGCTTTCCCTTGTTGGAGGCTTCATCTCAGATACTTACTTGAACAGATTTACCACATGCTTGCTTTTCGGATCACTCGAGGTTCTG GCTTTGGCAATGCTCACAGTCCAAGCAGCTTCAAAACATTTACACCCTGAAGCATGTGGCAAGTCAAGCTGTGTGAAAGGTGGAATAGCAGTGATGTTCTACACATCACTGTGCTTGTTGGCATTGGGAATGGGAGGGGTGAGAGGATCCATGACTGCATTTGGAGCTGACCAATTTGATGAGAAGGATCCAACTGAGGCAAAAGCCCTTGCAAGTTTTTTCAATTGGCTTTTGCTCAGTTCAACTGTGGGAGCAATCACAGGAGTCACTGGTGTTGTGTGGGTTAGCACACAAAAAGCATGGCATTGGGGTTTTTTCATTATAACCATAGCTTCCTCTGTTGGCTTTGTGACCCTTGCTCTTGGTAAACCATTCTACCGCATCAAAACTCCAGGAGATAGCCCCACTTTGAGAATTGCTCAG GTTATTGTTGTGGCTTTTAAGAACCGTAAGTTGTCACTGCCGGAGTCACATGGAGAACTATATGAAATCAGTGATAAAGAAGCTACAGCAGAGAAGATTGCCCACACCAACCAGATGAG GTTTCTAGACAAAGCTGCCATCATCCAAGAAAACTCAAAACCCAAGGCATGGAAGGTTTGCACAGTGACACAAGTTGAAGAAGTGAAGATCCTAACAAGAGTGTTACCCATAGTAGCTAGTACCATTATACTAAACACTTGTATGGCACAACTGCAAACATTCTCAGTTCAACAAGGAAATGTGATGGACCTAAAACTTGGCTCTCTAACAGTGCCTGCACCATCCATTCCTGTTATCCCCCTTGTTTTCATAAGTGTCCTAGTTCCCTTGTATGAACTATTTTTTGTGCCATTTGCAAGAAAGATCACTCACCACCCTTCAGGCATAACACAACTACAAAGGGTTGGTGTGGGGTTAGTACTCTCGGCAATATCAATGGCAGTGGCAGGGATTGTGGAAGTGAAAAGAAGGGACCAAGGGAGAAAAGACCCTTCTAAGCCTATAAGCCTATTTTGGCTTTCATTCCAATATGGCATATTTGGCATTGCAGATATGTTCACCCTTGTGGGACTATTGGAGTTTTTCTACAGGGAATCACCTGCTAGCATGAAATCACTTTCAACCTCTCTCACGTGGCTGTCAACATCTCTTGGTTACTTCTTGAGCACAGTCTTTGTCAATGTCATCAATGCTGTTAGCAAAAGGATCACACCAAGCAAACAAGGGTGGCTGCATGGGTTCGACTTGAACCAAAATAACCTTAACTTGTTCTATTGGTTCCTTGCCACCCTTAGTTGCCTTAACTTCTTTAACTACCTCTATTGGGCCTCAAGGTACCAGTACAAACGTGAAGACTCAGGCCCTGGTTTTAAACCTTTAGGTGAAATGTCTCTCAAAAGGGTTGAGAGAAAACAAGATTGGGAAGTTAGCCAAGAGTGA